The following proteins are co-located in the Candidatus Methanomethylophilaceae archaeon genome:
- a CDS encoding DUF853 family protein gives MYSEGKIWIAKGDERVYLLPRMSNRHGLITGASGTGKTVTMRVLAESFSDAGVPVFFSDMKGDVGGVCKAGEDTEKMRGRAEKLGAEGFEFKGFPTVFWDVYGDCGHPVRTTVSSLGASLLARLMDLTNVQSDVLAMIFRICKDKGWDLIDSKDLISVLQHIAQNRNDYIAEYGNMSSQTLGAIQRSVRTLEDEGGDFFFGEPALDIFDWIRTDENGKGVLNVLNSEKLARSPKLYSTFMMWLIQELFERLPEAGDPEKPKLVFFFDEAHMLFSDAPKPVIQNIEQMVKLIRSKGVGIYFVSQSPSDIPDSVLAQLSNRVQHALRAYTPAEQKSVRAAASSFRTNEKFKTETAITELGVGEALVSCLDEKGIPSIVERAFILPPQSSLDPLSPAEYESIIKSSRFESKYRERQERQSAYETMKGMEEEKQKMEAKAAESKAKAAPKSAATASAKSRSSKSTATKVAEKAINRAAATAGREIGKGILKGLFKK, from the coding sequence ATGTATTCGGAAGGGAAGATCTGGATAGCCAAAGGCGATGAGAGGGTGTATTTGCTTCCCCGCATGTCCAACAGGCACGGCCTGATTACGGGAGCCAGCGGAACCGGGAAGACAGTGACCATGAGGGTTCTGGCCGAATCGTTCAGCGACGCGGGCGTGCCAGTCTTCTTCAGCGATATGAAAGGGGATGTCGGCGGCGTATGCAAGGCCGGGGAAGATACGGAGAAAATGCGCGGCCGCGCGGAGAAGCTGGGCGCCGAGGGATTCGAATTCAAAGGCTTCCCAACCGTTTTTTGGGACGTATACGGGGATTGCGGGCATCCGGTCAGGACGACTGTCTCCTCTCTGGGCGCTTCCCTATTAGCTCGCCTGATGGATCTCACCAACGTCCAGAGCGATGTTCTGGCTATGATATTCAGGATATGCAAGGACAAAGGCTGGGACCTGATCGATTCCAAGGACCTCATCTCCGTTCTCCAGCATATCGCCCAGAATCGCAACGATTACATCGCGGAATACGGGAACATGTCCTCCCAGACTTTGGGGGCGATCCAAAGGTCCGTCCGCACTCTCGAAGATGAGGGCGGCGATTTCTTCTTCGGCGAGCCGGCCTTGGACATCTTCGATTGGATAAGGACGGACGAGAACGGGAAGGGCGTTCTGAATGTCCTGAATTCCGAGAAGCTGGCGAGGAGCCCGAAGCTTTACAGCACGTTCATGATGTGGCTGATCCAGGAGCTGTTCGAGAGGCTTCCGGAAGCCGGGGACCCAGAGAAGCCGAAGCTCGTGTTCTTCTTCGACGAGGCCCATATGCTGTTCTCAGACGCTCCGAAGCCGGTGATCCAGAACATAGAGCAGATGGTCAAGCTCATCAGATCCAAAGGCGTCGGAATCTATTTCGTTTCTCAGAGCCCCTCGGACATACCGGACAGCGTCCTTGCGCAGCTGAGCAACCGCGTCCAGCATGCCCTCCGCGCTTACACTCCGGCGGAGCAGAAATCGGTGAGGGCGGCAGCATCATCGTTCCGCACCAATGAGAAGTTCAAGACCGAGACCGCCATCACCGAGTTGGGAGTGGGAGAGGCGTTGGTCTCCTGCCTGGACGAGAAAGGCATACCTTCGATAGTCGAGAGGGCTTTCATCCTTCCGCCTCAGAGCAGCCTGGATCCTCTGAGCCCGGCAGAGTATGAGAGCATCATAAAATCGTCCCGCTTCGAATCCAAGTACAGGGAGCGCCAGGAGAGGCAATCCGCATACGAGACTATGAAGGGCATGGAGGAGGAGAAGCAGAAGATGGAAGCGAAGGCCGCGGAATCCAAAGCCAAAGCCGCTCCGAAATCTGCCGCGACAGCATCCGCCAAAAGCCGCTCGTCCAAAAGCACGGCAACGAAAGTCGCGGAGAAGGCCATCAACAGAGCGGCGGCCACCGCCGGTAGGGAGATCGGCAAAGGCATTCTCAAAGGCCTGTTCAAGAAATAA